In Pectinophora gossypiella chromosome 5, ilPecGoss1.1, whole genome shotgun sequence, a genomic segment contains:
- the LOC126367074 gene encoding DNA translocase FtsK 1-like isoform X2: protein MILTKIVAALICCLDSLNGAYGTSFSKVYVQSGADAGQFPYYNYGAPVVAYPSAQLSQLTAAPVGSVLPLPQVSNYATPCVQPCIPAQPVAPIPKAGLIAYKAAPVVVAKDEPPQPYEYSYVVFDEDTGDHKAQKELSNGVLVTGKYSFLQPDGFNAVVRNFLPENSVKTLVVPAAPPCDDSKPKSEAIKEAPGLTEAKSGEPSKKEESRSPGPASEKLPPRTPKSEQGGPKNPPATEGKKEQQKELPAPAPEKKPTQAADPRVEITQAEVREEKPPKLEGTAQRTEQPVVQPIVPPQLVPAVIDTNNPPSNYVSYDQLLNCLQAKQNQRINSPLTYILVPSKPC from the exons ATGATTCTTACA AAAATCGTTGCAGCATTGATTTGCTGTTTAGACTCGTTAAATGGAGCCTACGGGACCTCGTTTTCGAAGGTTTATGTGCAAAGTGGAGCGGACGCTGGTCAATTCCCGTATTACAATTATGGTGCACCAGTGGTTGCTTATCCAAGTGCTCAGTTGTCCCAGCTTACAGCAGCGCCAGTAGGATCAGTGCTGCCTCTGCCACAAGTGTCAAATTATGCGACACCATGTGTGCAACCCTGCATACCAGCCCAACCGGTAGCTCCAATCCCAAAAGCTGGACTTATAGCTTATAAAGCAGCTCCTGTTGTAGTTGCTAAAGAT GAGCCACCTCAACCTTACGAATATTCATACGTAGTGTTTGACGAAGATACAGGCGACCACAAGGCACAAAAGGAACTAAGTAATGGAGTGCTAGTAACCGGAAAATACTCTTTTCTTCAACCAGATGG GTTTAACGCGGTTGTAAGAAATTTCTTACCGGAAAATAGTGTTAAAACACTAGTTGTCCCAGCTGCACCACCCTGTGATGACAGTAAGCCAAAGAGTGAAGCAATAAAAGAAGCACCGGGACTTACGGAAGCAAAAAGTGGAGAACCCTCTAAAAAGGAAGAGTCTCGCAGCCCTGGACCAGCTAGCGAAAAGCTACCACCACGGACGCCAAAGTCAGAGCAAGGTGGACCTAAAAATCCTCCAGCGACTGAGGGTAAAAAGGAGCAACAAAAAGAATTACCTGCACCAGCTCCAGAAAAGAAACCTACGCAAGCAGCTGATCCACGTGTCGAAATAACTCAAGCCGAAGTACGAGAGGAAAAACCACCGAAACTTGAGGGCACTGCTCAGCGTACTGAGCAACCCGTTGTCCAACCTATAGTACCACCACAACTGGTGCCAGCTGTTATTGATACCAACAACCCACCTTCTAACTACGTTTCATATGATCAACTTCTGAACTGCCTACAAGCTAAGCAGAACCAACGAATCAATTCTCCGCTGACTTATATTCTTGTACCTTCTAAGCCCTGTTGA
- the LOC126367074 gene encoding uncharacterized protein LOC126367074 isoform X1, whose amino-acid sequence MILTKIVAALICCLDSLNGAYGTSFSKVYVQSGADAGQFPYYNYGAPVVAYPSAQLSQLTAAPVGSVLPLPQVSNYATPCVQPCIPAQPVAPIPKAGLIAYKAAPVVVAKDEPPQPYEYSYVVFDEDTGDHKAQKELSNGVLVTGKYSFLQPDGYVREVQYTADDATGFNAVVRNFLPENSVKTLVVPAAPPCDDSKPKSEAIKEAPGLTEAKSGEPSKKEESRSPGPASEKLPPRTPKSEQGGPKNPPATEGKKEQQKELPAPAPEKKPTQAADPRVEITQAEVREEKPPKLEGTAQRTEQPVVQPIVPPQLVPAVIDTNNPPSNYVSYDQLLNCLQAKQNQRINSPLTYILVPSKPC is encoded by the exons ATGATTCTTACA AAAATCGTTGCAGCATTGATTTGCTGTTTAGACTCGTTAAATGGAGCCTACGGGACCTCGTTTTCGAAGGTTTATGTGCAAAGTGGAGCGGACGCTGGTCAATTCCCGTATTACAATTATGGTGCACCAGTGGTTGCTTATCCAAGTGCTCAGTTGTCCCAGCTTACAGCAGCGCCAGTAGGATCAGTGCTGCCTCTGCCACAAGTGTCAAATTATGCGACACCATGTGTGCAACCCTGCATACCAGCCCAACCGGTAGCTCCAATCCCAAAAGCTGGACTTATAGCTTATAAAGCAGCTCCTGTTGTAGTTGCTAAAGAT GAGCCACCTCAACCTTACGAATATTCATACGTAGTGTTTGACGAAGATACAGGCGACCACAAGGCACAAAAGGAACTAAGTAATGGAGTGCTAGTAACCGGAAAATACTCTTTTCTTCAACCAGATGGGTATGTAAGGGAAGTTCAATACACCGCTGATGACGCTACAGG GTTTAACGCGGTTGTAAGAAATTTCTTACCGGAAAATAGTGTTAAAACACTAGTTGTCCCAGCTGCACCACCCTGTGATGACAGTAAGCCAAAGAGTGAAGCAATAAAAGAAGCACCGGGACTTACGGAAGCAAAAAGTGGAGAACCCTCTAAAAAGGAAGAGTCTCGCAGCCCTGGACCAGCTAGCGAAAAGCTACCACCACGGACGCCAAAGTCAGAGCAAGGTGGACCTAAAAATCCTCCAGCGACTGAGGGTAAAAAGGAGCAACAAAAAGAATTACCTGCACCAGCTCCAGAAAAGAAACCTACGCAAGCAGCTGATCCACGTGTCGAAATAACTCAAGCCGAAGTACGAGAGGAAAAACCACCGAAACTTGAGGGCACTGCTCAGCGTACTGAGCAACCCGTTGTCCAACCTATAGTACCACCACAACTGGTGCCAGCTGTTATTGATACCAACAACCCACCTTCTAACTACGTTTCATATGATCAACTTCTGAACTGCCTACAAGCTAAGCAGAACCAACGAATCAATTCTCCGCTGACTTATATTCTTGTACCTTCTAAGCCCTGTTGA
- the LOC126367121 gene encoding cuticle protein 19-like translates to MIAKAAVILSVVAVAAAGVVQLAGYGHEAVAYAAPIAHYGGHEDHHVDYHAHPKYDYSYSVSDPHTGDHKTQHEARDGDVVKGEYSLLQPDGSFRKVTYTADDHNGFNAIVHNTAPAHHEYH, encoded by the exons ATGATCGCCAAA GCAGCAGTAATCCTGTCAGTGGTAGCGGTGGCGGCGGCTGGAGTAGTCCAGTTGGCTGGCTACGGCCACGAAGCTGTCGCTTACGCTGCGCCCATCGCCCACTACGGAGGTCACGAGGATCACCACGTCGACTACCAC GCCCACCCCAAATACGATTATTCGTACTCCGTGTCAGACCCCCATACCGGAGACCACAAGACCCAGCATGAAGCCCGTGATGGAGACGTCGTGAAGGGAGAGTACTCTCTGCTGCAGCCTGATGGCTCCTTCAGGAAGGTCACCTACACCGCTGACGACCACAACGG TTTCAACGCCATCGTTCACAACACAGCTCCTGCGCACCACGAGTACCACTAG